The sequence below is a genomic window from Paramisgurnus dabryanus chromosome 4, PD_genome_1.1, whole genome shotgun sequence.
tgtgtgttttacccGCAGCAGTGGGCAGACAGCTGAGTGACTGAGCTGAGTGTGCTGAAGGACCACTGAGAGCTGCAGTAGGACAGAGTAGCTGGATCACtggaacacaaacacacagtcgATTGCTATTTAATGGTTTGTTTCATGGATTGGAAATTAAAAACTATGACAAAACTGTGGAtgctacttaaagggataggttCATCTATAAAGCACAAGGGTATAcacatattaaaaatattgatgttGCTCTTATTTCAATACAATAAATGGTGACTAGTCACCAACATTTGTGAGATTGTAAATGTAGGGATTTATTACTCCGTCACAACCCCCATTGCCTTCATTGTACCATCGACATTCCTGTGCTCACTGACAGTTAAAGACTATGGGCAGAGATGTTTGTTCAGTACAGTGGGGGTTAAATGTGATCTTCTAATTGGTTAATGTTTGGTAACATGGTCAAGGAAAGGACAAGACACTGGGTCTTATTCATTAAGCATGCgtatgcacaaatttgtgcAGGAGATTTGATACACATCCAGATGTTTTCACGAACAAAtcgtgattcaacaaaaacttaaaatgtattctaaatgtaaaaagaaaaaaaaaaacttaaaaccaCTTGTACTTAATAATCATGTACGCTATAATCAAATACTAGgctataattaaaatgtttatgataatgttgatatataaaattgacatgattatattttatattataatactttctgtattatatattataatacattatctatattatttttattattattatcatatacattacattatacaAATTCctataaaaataagttttagtTGAGCAGAGCTAAAAGGAAAAACATGGACATCACCAAAACTCCACTTTGAACTATTTAATACACTTCAGTACATTCAACGCTTTCCTTTCTCAAAATAAAACGTAAACAAACCTGATTTTGAAGAAGTTGTTGAAAGAAGAGTTCACAGCGCCACCTAAACCATCTTCATTCTCCAGGTTCTGTATGTGGCCATAAAAAAGTCAGTCACACAACATGCTTGATTATGTCACACATTTGTTGCAAACCACATAAATAGCACCTGACCTGATATTTCAGATTGCTGTGTTCAGGAGTGCCAGCGGATGCAGAAGGATGACACTGCGTTTTGGCAAAAGAAAGAGGTCCGAATGTCATCTCTCCCCCGCCGTCTTTTTCTCTTCCTTCCCATTCATCCACATCCTCTCTAGGCACCACGCCTTCCTCCTCCCCCTCCAGGACAAAGGCGTCATCGATTGTGAACTGTGTCCCCATAGCTACAGGCCCTCACACATTGACTGGGTGTTAACTGACAAGCACTGTAAAGTCAATAAACATCTTAGTTTACATGATTTCTTCTTAATGCAACAAAGCATTGTGCTGCCAAGTAAAATCCCTTGAAATGCAAAGTAATACAATTTACATTTAGCAAACACTTGATCAAATCCAATTTACATTTTCCTCTGACTCACAAATCATCAGTATGCCAACTTAACCAAACTAACGTTATAGAGAAAAGTATCTAAGGTTAATGTGGAAGTTAAAAGCACAGTTTAAAATGACTGATCTTTAAAATGGAGAGGCTACTTCAGTTGTATTTGGTTGGTTGTTAGGCACAACAGGGAAAAGTATTTCACTCCATGAATAAAGTACGAACCATTTTGATTTGCTATGAAAGCACTTTCAGTACTGTAACGCAGACTCTAACGTAACTCTTTTACtttagttttagcttaaaaccATGACTTAGTTTACTTTGATCGGTCGGTCACACTTAAAAGATTTGATAGTTAATGCCGATTCAGGCTTTCAATTCTGTCACCTCATAACTTAAATACACCAATGACAGAAGAGTTGCCTGGGGGAAGCATGTGACTTTCCATGTAAAAATCACATTTCGCTTCCGCTTGCTCATCAGAAAccccaaacaaacaaacaaacaaacaaaccatcCAACGTATATTACAgtgaagattttttttacatatatcaTAACTAAAATTGAATGTTATCACGTGTCACAGAAGAACAGACAGGTTTAATACGATTTATAGCGATGAATCGATGCAAATAAAAttcacttttgtgtttttctttgacGTAATACTTTGTAAATTAACTACCCGTAGTTTTGTAGTACATATGTAAATGCAAAGAAATGCCCACATAGTATTTTATTTCTTAATCGGTATGCCCGAACATCTAATGTTATATATGAAAAAGACGATCGTTCCGTTATAAACTCCAACAATACGGCAAAATTACAAACCAGTCCTCTACTTACTCTCGATTACTGTTGATCCTCGTCAATTACACATTACTTTCTCTACCATGATGCTCTTATTACTTCCAAGCACTTCGGCATTAGTTAATCTGctgtaaattataatttaatcGGCGTTTACTACGGAGAAAACTTTAACCTGAACTTTGCTAATACAGCTGCTTCTTTTTTGTGGGTCgaataaaaacacagaaaagcCACTGCTGGCTCTTTTGCGACCCCTAGGGGACTGGAGGGTGTACGGTTCATAACTGTCCCTTCCAGCAGTACCCGTAAGTTCCTATAAAATTACAACTACGTTATTTGGCTTTAAGTGTGAATATATTAgctttgaggaaaacattgacACAATTCACATGTAGAAGATACAAGCATTTAAAACGTAAAGACTTTCACTTCCGCCAATTACAGAGCAActatttttattacattcttCAGCATCTCTCCAGATTCCAGGCTTTGAGCAAACCACTTTTTCGAGATTGAATATATTGAATATATTGAATTCTCcataaaactataaaaacatGGTGTGCCATCAATGGCTTTTTATGAGGACGTGATTGGGAGATGTGGACCCCACTGTTGTCTTATTATTATGACAATGGTGACTGTATAACTTGTGTCAACTTTTTCTTTggggtatgtactttttgaatattgttagcatgtactaatacacacctacacacaaaaggatgtttaaaaacataaatcttaaaataggtgctctttaaagtatGTCATAAATAAAGATTCCCGCTccaacttcctgtttcactGGAATTACATCAACACAGCAAACAAAGCTGAACATTTCACATCAGTGGGTCCTCAGTGAGCTGGATGTTCCTCAAATGTATAACCAAAATTTATCAAATGAGCTGCAGCTGGTtagtacatttaaaataaaactgattttaaataaattatagtGTCATTCAGATTAACCATGCCTTCAAAAAATCATGATTTATACATAAATGATTAATCAGATAAAATATGAATTCATAGACTAAAAGAGAATAGCAAAGTATTCTGTAATAATAGATGCTTGGCAAACAGTGTTCAAATTCTTTGATCATCTCTAGTGCCCTAAGAAAGCAGACGAAAAAAGATTAAGTGGAGAAGTGGAGCCAAATTTAAGTGCAGATAGCATCAAAGAGTGTGTGACCTAATCTCTCAACACCTGGCACCAGATGTTAAAGTCAGCTGCATCAGGCTACATCACAAACCATCTCATCCTCATatgccattaaaaaaaatctaattgagaATTGCTGTGTTGTGGAAAGTGGGACACAAAGGAACCCAAGCTTCGTCCTTCCTGATGAGGAGTGcagatatttttattaaacttaGTCAAAGGATTTCTCTTTAACGCCTTTCAGCCAAAGGCATAGCTTTTCAAAAAACACAACCTTCTACCTGCATATTAGTACATTAAAGGTAAATATTGCTTTTTCTGTAAAGGAACCTTATTGGTAGGCCTACTGTACCCTAAATAGTACGTATATTATAGGACCtttaaagggtaccatcccagtgacaccTTTTGTACCTCTTTTTGACATTGTGGGTTGATGCCGGAATAACAATAACATCAGACCATTTTGTATAAATCTGTGTCGAACCGAAAGGTGGGCATGTGATTTTAGACCAGTACTGTGTTTTGACCTATATGTGTGTGTTGAATTATAGTCCATTTCtctaattttttgttttaccaGTGTTAGTCCAGTAGATGGTGGCATAGTACAGTCCACAGGAAATAAGTTGAATTCCTTTCACATTTCATTCTTATTATTGATTCAATTTCACAGGGGTCCATTAAGttcattatttgtatttgcaactattttcatattttatttagaCTGATTATGAGCCAGAGAGTTTGCTGAaagtgtttacattttaaatgtactaAATGATATGTAATAAAGGgatatttatcaaaataaaatgtttctttagaTAGAAAAAggttttataattaaaaatgcataaagCGTTCTAACTTTTTAACTTACAGACATGTCACTGAATGGTTTCAAGACAAAAGACATTTAAAACATATAACCAAACATGTTATTTTATTGTCTTAAAAAGTAACACAATCTCCCAACTGGGTTTATCACATACACTACCACAACGATGAAACACCATTACTACACAAATAGGGACTTCTTTTCAAATATTATAGACATTACAAAAAGATCCCTCATATCTTTCAGTTTTCTTTTGAAGTTATACTAAGCATGGCAGATTGATTTCATTTACAGTATGATACTGTACACTGTCACCATTTAGAAACAATGTTGTCTGACGTGGTTCTAAAATCCATAATGTTTAGGGAAGACATTTCATggtcatttttatttcatatgAAATATTTTACAATATAAACAAAGCATCCGTCTTGGATGAACTTAACAGCAACCAGAGGCCAGGCATTTCAGTGCAAACATGTTTTTTACAAGGCAGTCTTGGCTGCATTACTCCCTTTTGTCTATCAAAAACTAAAGCGAGGAATAAAAGAGAAATATGATTATCAGATGGTGAAGGGGGGTTTaaaattaaaactaaatatgTGACAGAAAACCAAAATGCATCTTCTGACAGTTTTACTATAAGAATTCTGGGTACAGTAAACTGAAATagaatttttgtgatttaagtGATTATAAATAGTTTTAAGTAAAGCTCTGTCAATACGATATGCGAAATTATACATTAATAGATCTATTTATGAGGTGCTCGCTCAGATGTATTTCTATGATGTCTAGCAATAATATATCATTACTATTAAATATATGAAGCTCTTGTCTTTCA
It includes:
- the tmem134 gene encoding transmembrane protein 134, yielding MGTQFTIDDAFVLEGEEEGVVPREDVDEWEGREKDGGGEMTFGPLSFAKTQCHPSASAGTPEHSNLKYQNLENEDGLGGAVNSSFNNFFKISDPATLSYCSSQWSFSTLSSVTQLSAHCCGWTSHPLVKKNRRVVLASFLLLITGVALIFTGIVIQLNPHAGVSSAIFFVPGFLLFIPGVYHVIYISCAVKGRRGFKFFYLPYFEK